In Myxococcus stipitatus, the following are encoded in one genomic region:
- a CDS encoding NAD(P)H-dependent glycerol-3-phosphate dehydrogenase yields the protein MRGSVIGSGSFGTALANVLAVNCEEVRLWGREPTVVDSINTRHENPTYLPGIPISDRVRATRDLEEALVGSELVVLATPSHATREVLARAKDFLPRHVPLVTVSKGIENETLLTMTELLEDCLPEEFHPYIAVLSGPSFAKELARRMPTVVTIASHWDKVAVRCQKALQTETFRSYTSTDVVGVQYGGALKNVIAIAAGMADGLGMGHNARAAIITRGLAEITRLAVRKGANPLTLSGLSGMGDLVLTCTGELSRNRHVGMELGKGRKLEDILSQMKEVAEGVKTARSARDLSLKTGVELPICHQVYLIAYEGKNAKSAVVDLMTRQPKSELV from the coding sequence ATGCGTGGCAGTGTCATCGGCTCCGGCTCTTTCGGTACGGCCCTGGCGAACGTGCTGGCGGTGAACTGCGAGGAGGTCCGTCTCTGGGGGCGTGAGCCGACGGTGGTGGACTCCATCAACACCCGGCATGAGAACCCCACGTACCTGCCGGGCATCCCCATCTCCGACCGGGTGCGCGCCACGCGAGACTTGGAGGAGGCGCTGGTGGGCTCGGAGCTGGTGGTGCTGGCCACGCCGAGCCACGCCACGCGCGAGGTGCTGGCGCGCGCCAAGGACTTCCTGCCGCGCCACGTGCCCCTCGTCACGGTGTCCAAGGGCATCGAGAACGAGACGCTGCTGACGATGACGGAGCTGTTGGAGGACTGCCTGCCGGAGGAGTTCCACCCGTACATCGCCGTGCTGTCGGGGCCCAGCTTCGCCAAGGAGCTGGCGCGGCGCATGCCCACGGTGGTGACCATCGCGTCGCACTGGGACAAGGTGGCGGTGCGCTGCCAGAAGGCGCTGCAGACGGAGACGTTCCGCAGCTACACGTCCACGGACGTGGTGGGCGTGCAGTACGGCGGCGCGCTGAAGAACGTCATCGCCATCGCCGCGGGCATGGCGGACGGCCTGGGCATGGGCCACAACGCGCGCGCGGCCATCATCACGCGGGGCCTGGCGGAAATCACCCGGCTGGCGGTGCGCAAGGGCGCCAATCCCCTGACGCTCTCGGGCCTGTCGGGCATGGGGGACCTGGTGCTGACGTGTACGGGTGAGCTCAGCCGCAACCGTCACGTGGGCATGGAGCTGGGCAAGGGCCGCAAGCTGGAGGACATCCTCTCGCAGATGAAGGAAGTCGCCGAGGGTGTGAAGACGGCGCGCAGCGCGCGGGACTTGTCGCTCAAGACGGGCGTGGAGTTGCCCATCTGCCATCAGGTGTACCTGATTGCCTACGAGGGCAAGAACGCGAAGTCGGCGGTGGTGGACCTGATGACCCGTCAGCCCAAATCAGAGCTCGTGTGA
- a CDS encoding c-type cytochrome, with translation MRRRVLAGVAAAVLGLSACEDRSADGGWSNSSGTVALSRDDAFLYVADADNGVLAVVETARGEKVGEVRVGAGPERVVVGPDDTVYVSNRRERSVSVIRRGDWTEAARVAVGVEPMGLAVSPKGDTLFVVNSTARDSTEYGTLMAVDTRSLEVRWELPVGDEPRGIALVDGGRRALISLFRHSDLVTVDLADAHQPRLQREGTDLYARANEEGRGGIDVPFRVPITFQPRGMADVVVAPDGKHAYAPLRWSREDPLAKPGSSSGDSLYGGGGPCHSAGVVVPGIVTFKTEDGSPRVDDLNMCRPSFGEVPDFPPSTLVSMESSHPLQGPSAAVVDPSGEWLFVVNRETDNVAILPTHRRTGDDLVGPRGSSVRQVVRVGSGPSGIALTRDGRKAYVHNAFDHSVTMLVNDGAGGRTNVRAEGSPLIVAGDVLAPQQVVGRKLFYSALDSRMTSSDVSVSCESCHLDGREDGHVWGFPDGPRQTPSLAGRDVTRTAPFHWSGEFPTMKDFLDATVTSRMGGGALDVILVSQLSAFIDVIPKPDNPYLRDAPTASQVRGARVFEKARCDTCHEGEHLTNNKQANVGTFITTGALQDASNVREAGLNTPSLLGLARTAPYLHDGSAKTLKGRLVDRRQSNAHGATAELTDAEIDDLVDYLRTL, from the coding sequence ATGAGACGGCGCGTTCTGGCCGGGGTGGCGGCGGCGGTGCTGGGGCTTTCGGCGTGTGAGGACCGCTCGGCGGACGGCGGGTGGAGCAACTCCTCGGGCACGGTGGCGCTCAGCCGGGATGATGCGTTCCTGTACGTGGCGGACGCGGACAACGGCGTCCTCGCGGTGGTGGAGACCGCGCGGGGTGAGAAGGTGGGCGAGGTGCGGGTGGGCGCGGGGCCGGAGCGCGTGGTGGTGGGGCCGGACGACACCGTCTACGTCTCCAACCGCCGCGAGCGCAGCGTGTCCGTCATCCGCAGGGGCGACTGGACGGAGGCCGCGCGGGTGGCGGTGGGCGTGGAGCCCATGGGCCTGGCGGTCTCTCCCAAGGGAGACACCCTCTTCGTGGTGAACAGCACCGCGCGCGACTCCACCGAGTACGGCACGCTGATGGCGGTGGACACGCGCTCGCTGGAGGTGCGCTGGGAGCTGCCGGTGGGGGATGAGCCGCGCGGCATCGCGCTGGTGGACGGTGGACGCCGGGCGCTCATCAGCCTGTTCCGGCACAGCGACCTGGTGACGGTGGACCTGGCGGACGCGCACCAGCCGCGCTTGCAGCGCGAGGGCACGGACCTGTACGCGCGTGCCAACGAAGAGGGGCGCGGCGGCATCGATGTTCCTTTCCGCGTCCCCATCACCTTCCAGCCCCGGGGCATGGCGGACGTGGTGGTGGCCCCCGACGGCAAGCACGCCTATGCGCCCTTGCGGTGGTCTCGCGAGGACCCCTTGGCCAAGCCCGGCTCGTCGAGCGGTGATTCCCTCTATGGCGGCGGAGGTCCGTGCCACTCCGCGGGCGTGGTGGTGCCGGGCATCGTCACCTTCAAGACGGAGGACGGCTCGCCCCGGGTGGATGACCTGAACATGTGCCGCCCGTCGTTCGGCGAGGTGCCGGACTTCCCTCCGTCCACCCTGGTCAGCATGGAGTCCAGCCACCCGCTCCAGGGCCCGTCGGCCGCGGTGGTGGACCCGTCCGGCGAGTGGCTCTTCGTGGTGAACCGCGAGACGGACAACGTGGCCATCCTGCCCACCCACCGGCGCACGGGGGATGACCTGGTGGGGCCGCGGGGCAGCTCGGTGCGGCAGGTGGTGCGCGTGGGCTCTGGCCCCAGCGGCATCGCGCTGACGCGGGACGGACGCAAGGCGTACGTGCACAACGCGTTCGACCACTCGGTGACGATGCTGGTGAACGACGGTGCTGGAGGCAGGACGAACGTGCGCGCGGAGGGCTCGCCGCTCATCGTCGCCGGGGACGTGCTGGCGCCCCAGCAGGTCGTGGGCCGCAAGCTGTTCTACTCCGCGCTGGACTCGCGGATGACGAGCAGCGACGTGTCGGTGTCCTGCGAGTCCTGTCACCTGGATGGCCGCGAGGATGGCCACGTGTGGGGCTTCCCGGATGGGCCGCGCCAGACGCCCAGCCTCGCGGGCCGCGACGTGACGCGGACGGCGCCGTTCCACTGGAGCGGTGAGTTCCCCACGATGAAGGACTTCCTCGACGCCACGGTGACCAGCCGCATGGGCGGCGGAGCGTTGGATGTCATCCTGGTGTCGCAGCTGTCCGCCTTCATCGACGTGATTCCCAAGCCGGACAATCCCTACCTGCGCGACGCGCCGACGGCGTCACAGGTGCGCGGCGCGCGGGTCTTCGAGAAGGCCCGCTGCGACACGTGCCACGAGGGTGAGCACCTCACGAACAACAAGCAGGCCAACGTGGGCACCTTCATCACGACGGGGGCGCTCCAGGACGCGAGCAACGTGCGGGAGGCGGGCCTGAATACGCCGTCGCTCCTGGGGCTTGCGCGCACGGCGCCCTACCTGCACGACGGCAGCGCGAAGACGTTGAAGGGGCGGCTGGTGGACCGCCGCCAGTCCAACGCGCATGGCGCGACGGCGGAGCTGACGGACGCGGAGATTGACGACCTGGTGGACTACCTGCGCACGTTGTGA
- a CDS encoding sensor histidine kinase gives MSRSSSVILSFRRTFALLIVLVVLPSAGLSGFGVVAIINERAAVEKRLESAWRGTLESLSQELPRQLASARLEEEGGRLSLVATDGRILSEPHGTFQLEGGRALTEDPALAETLSAVLPEAGSLPETPTVFSLSAAGRSVVVVAQRKGSVVRGVRLSVRALEMLLAERVEPRAVSSEPVRFGLLPVPRETGEGGLMGKLVSEVAQARASALGPQVLAEHVLSPPLQDYRLVVLPTGEDPVARASTRNRAVYGVLLGLFYLTLTFGVVYTGRVLYREARLSRMKTDFVSLVSHELRTPLTSIRMFIETLALGRLKDPAQMQEILTMLTKETERLSVFIERVLDWSRIEGGRKVYQRESMPVSDVVDTAVAAFRTQRMDSSVDLKVDVADALPRVDVDKDAVAGALLNLLQNAYKYSGPENRRIALSAQRAGRWIDLSVEDNGVGIAPKERKRIFERFYRVDNLMTRTTEGSGLGLAIARRIVEAHGGRITVKSEPGRGSRFTIQLPVQKT, from the coding sequence GTGTCGCGTTCCTCCTCCGTCATCCTCAGCTTCCGGCGCACCTTCGCGTTGCTCATCGTGCTGGTGGTGCTGCCGTCCGCGGGCCTGTCCGGCTTCGGCGTGGTGGCCATCATCAACGAGCGCGCGGCGGTGGAGAAGCGGCTGGAGTCGGCCTGGCGAGGGACGCTGGAGTCACTGTCCCAGGAGTTGCCCCGGCAGCTGGCCTCCGCCCGGCTCGAGGAGGAAGGTGGCAGGCTGAGCCTGGTGGCCACCGACGGGCGCATCCTCTCGGAGCCCCACGGCACCTTCCAGTTGGAGGGTGGACGCGCGCTCACCGAGGACCCGGCGCTGGCGGAGACGTTGAGCGCCGTGCTGCCGGAGGCCGGCTCGCTCCCGGAGACCCCCACCGTCTTCTCGCTGTCCGCGGCGGGGCGCTCCGTGGTGGTGGTGGCGCAGCGTAAGGGCAGCGTCGTGCGCGGCGTGCGGCTGTCGGTCCGGGCCCTGGAGATGTTGTTGGCCGAGCGCGTGGAGCCCCGCGCGGTGTCCAGCGAGCCGGTGCGCTTTGGCCTTCTGCCCGTGCCCCGCGAGACGGGAGAAGGGGGGCTGATGGGCAAGCTGGTGTCGGAGGTGGCGCAGGCCCGCGCCAGCGCGCTGGGGCCGCAGGTGCTGGCCGAGCACGTGTTGTCGCCGCCGCTCCAGGACTACCGGCTGGTGGTGCTGCCCACGGGCGAGGACCCCGTGGCGCGAGCCTCCACGCGCAACCGCGCGGTGTACGGCGTGCTGCTGGGTTTGTTCTACCTGACGCTGACGTTCGGCGTCGTCTACACCGGCCGCGTGCTCTACCGCGAGGCGCGGCTGTCGCGCATGAAGACGGACTTCGTGTCGCTGGTGAGCCATGAACTGCGCACGCCGCTGACGTCCATCCGCATGTTCATCGAGACGCTCGCGCTGGGAAGGCTCAAGGACCCGGCGCAGATGCAGGAAATCCTCACCATGCTGACGAAGGAGACAGAGCGGCTGTCCGTCTTCATCGAGCGCGTGCTGGACTGGTCCCGCATCGAAGGGGGCCGCAAGGTGTACCAGCGCGAGTCCATGCCCGTCTCCGACGTGGTGGACACGGCGGTGGCCGCCTTCCGCACGCAGCGCATGGACAGCAGCGTGGACCTGAAGGTCGACGTGGCCGACGCGCTGCCCCGGGTGGACGTGGACAAGGACGCGGTCGCCGGGGCCCTGCTCAACCTGCTCCAGAACGCCTACAAGTACAGCGGGCCGGAGAACCGGCGCATCGCCTTGAGCGCGCAGCGGGCGGGACGGTGGATTGACCTGTCGGTGGAAGACAATGGCGTGGGAATCGCCCCGAAGGAACGCAAGCGCATCTTCGAGCGCTTCTATCGGGTGGACAATCTGATGACCCGGACGACGGAGGGCAGTGGGCTGGGGCTGGCCATCGCCCGGAGAATCGTCGAGGCTCACGGCGGACGCATCACCGTGAAGAGCGAGCCCGGCCGCGGCAGCCGGTTCACCATCCAACTGCCGGTGCAGAAGACATGA
- a CDS encoding response regulator transcription factor — protein sequence MSDATRRILVVEDDLSILAGLSMNLRFEGYEVLQAQDGRTGLQRALDDAPDLMVLDLMLPELNGYELLKELRQRGRDTPVVVLSAKGMETDKILGLNLGADDYVVKPFGLQELLARIKAVLRRRYPTQGGAPPVTFGDVRVDMNSRTVARAGTPVELTAQEFKLLAHFLTHPERTFTREELLSGAWGYHYEGSARTVDNFMRQLRLKFEPNPEEPRHFVTVRGLGYRFEK from the coding sequence ATGAGCGACGCGACACGGCGCATCCTGGTGGTGGAGGACGACCTGTCCATCCTCGCGGGCCTGTCCATGAACCTGCGCTTCGAAGGCTACGAAGTGCTCCAGGCCCAGGACGGACGCACGGGGCTCCAGCGCGCGCTGGATGACGCCCCGGACTTGATGGTGCTGGACCTGATGCTGCCGGAGCTCAACGGCTACGAGCTGCTCAAGGAGCTGCGCCAGCGAGGCCGGGACACCCCCGTGGTGGTGTTGTCCGCCAAGGGGATGGAGACGGACAAGATTCTGGGCCTCAACCTGGGCGCGGATGACTACGTGGTGAAGCCCTTCGGGCTCCAGGAGCTGCTGGCGCGCATCAAGGCCGTGCTGCGCCGGCGCTACCCGACACAGGGCGGCGCGCCGCCGGTGACGTTCGGCGACGTGCGGGTGGACATGAACTCGCGCACGGTGGCGCGCGCGGGGACTCCCGTGGAGCTCACCGCGCAGGAGTTCAAGCTCCTGGCGCACTTCCTCACGCATCCGGAGCGCACCTTCACCCGCGAGGAGCTCCTGTCCGGCGCGTGGGGCTACCACTACGAGGGCAGCGCGCGCACGGTGGACAACTTCATGCGCCAGCTGCGCCTCAAGTTCGAGCCGAACCCGGAGGAGCCGCGCCACTTCGTCACCGTGCGCGGCCTGGGCTACCGCTTCGAGAAGTGA
- a CDS encoding class I SAM-dependent methyltransferase has product MGGNDTRGRTPLSLVGQEPDLVFYTRQAAEHGAPVLVLGAANGRVVWALAEHGFMAVGVDPSEVMIRSAEERRASESTEVSNRARFLVADLRSLRLPDRFPLVLAPQHALGLMPGNDDLEALLATVRHHLTPEGTFVYDVLNTPREPVLPRDDEEPNAGLEPRRPLFALHLRERKQPGAPSPIRRLKLRHFSPEELDAALTAAGFTPRERYGRFDGKPFDLEDSRHIGVAGP; this is encoded by the coding sequence ATGGGTGGGAACGACACACGCGGTCGCACACCGCTGTCATTGGTGGGCCAGGAGCCGGACCTTGTTTTCTACACACGCCAGGCGGCCGAGCACGGCGCGCCCGTGTTGGTCCTGGGCGCCGCCAACGGCCGGGTGGTGTGGGCCCTGGCCGAGCACGGCTTCATGGCGGTGGGCGTGGACCCGTCGGAGGTGATGATTCGCTCCGCCGAGGAGCGCCGCGCCTCGGAGTCCACGGAGGTCTCCAACCGCGCCCGCTTCCTCGTCGCGGACCTGCGCTCGCTGCGGCTGCCGGACCGCTTCCCGCTGGTGCTGGCCCCGCAGCACGCGCTGGGGCTGATGCCCGGCAACGATGACCTGGAGGCGCTCCTGGCCACGGTGCGCCACCACCTCACCCCGGAGGGCACCTTCGTCTACGACGTGCTCAACACGCCGCGCGAGCCGGTGCTGCCGCGCGACGACGAAGAGCCCAACGCGGGGCTGGAGCCGCGCCGGCCCCTGTTCGCCCTGCACCTGCGCGAGCGCAAGCAGCCCGGAGCGCCCAGCCCCATCCGCCGCCTCAAGCTGCGGCACTTCTCGCCCGAGGAGCTGGACGCGGCCCTCACCGCCGCGGGCTTCACCCCGCGCGAGCGCTACGGCCGCTTCGACGGCAAGCCCTTTGATTTGGAGGACTCGCGGCACATCGGCGTCGCGGGTCCGTGA
- a CDS encoding amidohydrolase family protein: MRTPSLLLLLASACATVPRTPSPAAPAAAVPPAPTRVWKQPRAVVVRHATVMPATGPAIEDGAVAWVDGKLTAVGRSADVATPPGAEEVDGTGLYVTPGIIDAHSHLGVYASPASFSNDDGNEATAPVTAEVSAEHSFWPQDPGLQRAAAGGITSLLVLPGSANLVGGRGFPVKLHFGRSAAEMRFPGAKDSLKMACGENPRRVYGVDRKSAPSTRMANVAGYRQAFAQAREYMAKQDEWAKKHEKSPDEAGPAPMRDLKLETLAEVLRGNILVQNHCYRADEMEVMLQVAAEAGYSIRAFHHALEAYKVRDSLAAKNVAVATWADWWGFKLEAWDGIPESAGLISQAGGKTVIHSDSALGIQRLNQEAGKAMWRARESGIPIPEDEALRWVTLNAAWVMGVEGATGSLEPGKMADVVLWKNHPLSVYARAQRVWADGVVTFDASRGAADVSDFEVGDTAANAAKLVAAPAPVPSLADLGLSERCDVTKDRACAERIALAADACTVFRGVTAFTGTEWLKGATVVLENGKVASIQADGGGALPPACRVVEGRGRLLTPGFVDSLTVLGLVEVSAEESTQDDGLRGDAAKRDVRAALMSSDGINPASVVLPVARLGGVTSVLTHQRGGLVSGQSALLAMDGSVRRASLAMHFNLGIAGRDAVSGSRALVLERLREILADARDYGRRKGDFEQRRMRDLSVSRLDLEALQPVLAGALPVVVHADRASDLRAALGLAHEYNLKLIIAGGGEAWMVARELAAAKVPVIVQPTQNLPADFDRLNSRSDAAALLSQAGVKVLFSIMGDHGLVRTLPQEAGNAVAWGLPHTEAMRAMTSNVAEAFGLPVGKLVPGAVADVVLWNGDPLDSTARPLGMWLAGRQVPLVTRQQALFEKYRELPKK, encoded by the coding sequence ATGCGAACCCCTTCCTTGCTTCTGTTGCTGGCCTCTGCTTGCGCCACGGTTCCCAGGACTCCCTCTCCCGCCGCCCCCGCGGCGGCGGTGCCTCCTGCCCCGACGCGCGTCTGGAAACAGCCTCGCGCGGTGGTGGTGCGCCACGCCACGGTGATGCCCGCCACGGGGCCCGCCATCGAGGACGGCGCGGTGGCCTGGGTGGACGGCAAGCTGACGGCGGTGGGGCGCAGCGCGGACGTGGCGACCCCCCCGGGCGCGGAGGAGGTGGACGGCACCGGGCTGTACGTCACCCCCGGCATCATCGACGCGCACAGTCATCTGGGCGTCTACGCCAGCCCCGCGTCGTTCTCCAACGACGACGGCAACGAGGCCACCGCGCCGGTGACGGCCGAGGTCTCCGCCGAGCACTCCTTCTGGCCTCAGGACCCCGGGCTCCAGCGCGCCGCGGCCGGAGGCATCACCTCCCTGCTGGTGCTGCCGGGCAGTGCCAACCTGGTGGGTGGCCGGGGCTTCCCGGTGAAGCTGCACTTCGGGCGCTCGGCGGCGGAGATGCGCTTTCCGGGCGCGAAGGACTCCCTGAAGATGGCGTGCGGCGAGAACCCGCGCCGCGTCTACGGCGTGGACCGCAAGTCGGCCCCCTCCACCCGCATGGCCAACGTGGCCGGCTACCGGCAGGCCTTCGCCCAGGCCCGCGAGTACATGGCCAAGCAGGACGAGTGGGCGAAGAAGCACGAGAAGAGCCCGGACGAGGCGGGGCCCGCGCCCATGCGCGACTTGAAGCTGGAGACGCTGGCGGAGGTGCTGCGCGGCAACATCCTGGTGCAGAACCACTGCTACCGCGCGGATGAGATGGAGGTGATGCTCCAGGTGGCGGCGGAGGCGGGCTACTCCATTCGCGCCTTCCACCACGCGCTGGAGGCGTACAAGGTCCGCGACAGCCTGGCCGCGAAGAACGTGGCCGTGGCGACGTGGGCGGACTGGTGGGGCTTCAAGCTGGAGGCGTGGGATGGAATCCCGGAGAGCGCGGGCCTCATCTCCCAGGCGGGTGGAAAGACGGTGATTCACTCCGACTCCGCGCTGGGCATCCAGCGGTTGAACCAGGAGGCCGGCAAGGCGATGTGGCGGGCGCGCGAGTCGGGCATCCCCATCCCCGAGGACGAGGCGCTGCGCTGGGTGACGCTGAACGCCGCGTGGGTGATGGGCGTGGAGGGCGCCACGGGCTCGCTGGAGCCGGGGAAGATGGCGGACGTGGTGCTGTGGAAGAACCACCCGTTGAGCGTCTACGCGCGGGCGCAGCGGGTGTGGGCGGACGGCGTGGTGACGTTCGACGCCAGCCGGGGCGCCGCGGACGTGAGCGACTTCGAGGTGGGCGACACGGCGGCGAACGCGGCGAAGCTGGTGGCCGCGCCCGCTCCGGTGCCATCGCTGGCGGACCTGGGCCTGAGCGAGCGCTGCGACGTGACGAAGGACCGCGCGTGCGCGGAGCGGATTGCCCTGGCCGCCGATGCGTGCACGGTGTTCCGCGGCGTGACGGCCTTCACGGGAACCGAGTGGCTGAAGGGCGCCACCGTGGTGCTGGAGAACGGCAAGGTCGCCAGCATCCAGGCGGACGGAGGCGGCGCGCTGCCTCCGGCGTGCCGGGTGGTGGAGGGGAGGGGGCGGCTGTTGACGCCGGGCTTCGTGGACTCGCTCACCGTGCTGGGGTTGGTGGAGGTGAGCGCCGAGGAGTCGACCCAGGACGACGGCCTGCGCGGGGACGCGGCGAAGCGGGACGTGCGCGCGGCGCTCATGTCCTCGGACGGAATCAACCCGGCGTCGGTGGTGCTCCCCGTCGCGCGGCTGGGAGGTGTCACCAGCGTGCTGACGCATCAGCGGGGCGGGTTGGTGTCCGGGCAGAGCGCGCTGCTGGCGATGGACGGCTCGGTGCGCCGCGCGTCGCTGGCCATGCACTTCAACCTGGGCATCGCCGGGCGCGACGCGGTGTCGGGCTCGCGGGCGCTGGTGCTGGAGCGGCTGCGGGAGATCCTGGCCGACGCGCGCGACTACGGCCGCCGCAAGGGCGACTTCGAGCAGCGGCGCATGCGCGACCTGTCCGTGAGCCGCCTGGATTTGGAGGCGCTCCAGCCGGTGCTCGCGGGCGCGCTGCCGGTGGTGGTGCATGCGGACCGCGCCTCGGACCTCCGCGCGGCGCTGGGGTTGGCGCACGAGTACAACCTCAAGCTCATCATCGCCGGAGGCGGTGAGGCGTGGATGGTGGCGCGGGAGCTGGCGGCGGCGAAGGTGCCCGTGATTGTGCAGCCCACGCAGAACCTGCCCGCGGACTTCGACCGGCTCAACAGCCGCTCGGACGCAGCGGCGCTCTTGAGCCAGGCGGGCGTGAAGGTCCTCTTCTCCATCATGGGGGACCATGGCCTGGTGCGCACGCTCCCGCAGGAGGCGGGCAACGCGGTGGCCTGGGGCCTGCCCCACACCGAGGCGATGCGCGCGATGACGTCCAACGTCGCGGAGGCGTTCGGCCTGCCGGTGGGCAAGCTTGTGCCGGGCGCGGTGGCGGACGTGGTGCTGTGGAACGGCGACCCGCTGGACTCCACCGCGCGCCCGTTGGGCATGTGGCTGGCCGGACGGCAGGTGCCGCTCGTCACCCGGCAGCAGGCCCTGTTCGAGAAGTACCGCGAGCTGCCGAAGAAGTAG
- a CDS encoding sigma 54-interacting transcriptional regulator, whose translation MPPLPPAPIPSHTVINARGQGERLSAQQFHLVLLDTERAGTVFPLANEALRVGKAPDNDVVIDHPTVSRNHLMVRRQGDRFLVQDLGSTNGTFLDGAQVREAYLRPGALLEVGDVRLRFSPQLAPVQVEPLVEDRLGDLVGRSLPMRQIFALLQRIAPTDSTLLLVGETGSGKGAAAKAIHKLSPRAPGPLVVFDCASVSDSLIESELFGHEKGAFTGAVSQRIGCLERANGGTLFLDEIDDLALDLQPKLLRAIEDREFRRLGASTAISFDARIVVASKKDLWAETQAGRFREDLYFRLSVFTVSLPPLRDRKEDIPLLVDAFAGEGLWLRLPEKIREQFTGHTWPGNVRELRNALERARHMVDIPELAGDALLREFTREPPAPAGDFLPAEFTGPFKVCKDELIRAFEREYLTRLLGRAKGNIARAAREAELDRKHLYSLLHKYGLVQSESD comes from the coding sequence ATGCCCCCTCTCCCCCCCGCCCCCATCCCCTCGCACACGGTCATCAACGCACGAGGGCAGGGTGAGCGACTCTCCGCGCAACAGTTCCACCTCGTCCTGTTGGACACCGAGCGCGCCGGCACCGTCTTCCCCCTCGCCAACGAAGCGCTGCGCGTGGGCAAGGCGCCAGACAACGACGTCGTCATCGACCACCCCACGGTGAGCCGCAATCACCTGATGGTGCGCCGCCAGGGCGACCGCTTCCTCGTCCAGGACCTGGGCTCCACCAACGGCACCTTCCTGGACGGAGCGCAGGTGCGCGAGGCGTACCTGCGCCCGGGCGCGCTGCTCGAGGTGGGCGACGTGAGGCTGCGCTTCAGTCCGCAGCTGGCCCCCGTCCAGGTGGAGCCGCTGGTGGAGGACCGGCTCGGAGACCTGGTGGGCCGCAGCCTGCCCATGCGGCAGATTTTCGCGCTGCTCCAGCGCATCGCCCCCACCGACTCCACGCTGCTGCTCGTCGGTGAGACGGGCTCCGGCAAGGGAGCCGCCGCCAAGGCCATCCACAAGCTCAGCCCGCGCGCGCCCGGCCCGCTGGTCGTCTTCGACTGCGCCAGCGTCTCCGACTCCCTCATCGAGAGCGAGCTGTTCGGCCATGAGAAGGGCGCCTTCACCGGCGCCGTCAGCCAACGCATCGGGTGCCTGGAGCGCGCCAACGGCGGCACGCTCTTCCTCGACGAAATCGACGACCTGGCGCTGGACCTCCAGCCCAAGCTCCTGCGAGCCATCGAAGACCGCGAGTTCCGCAGGCTGGGCGCGTCCACCGCCATCTCGTTCGACGCGCGCATCGTCGTCGCCAGCAAGAAGGACCTGTGGGCGGAGACCCAGGCGGGCCGCTTCCGCGAGGACCTCTACTTCCGCCTCTCCGTCTTCACCGTCAGCCTGCCGCCCCTGAGAGACCGCAAGGAGGACATCCCCCTCCTGGTGGACGCCTTCGCGGGCGAGGGCCTGTGGCTGCGGCTGCCGGAGAAGATTCGCGAGCAGTTCACCGGCCACACCTGGCCGGGCAACGTGCGCGAGCTGCGCAACGCGCTCGAGCGCGCGCGGCACATGGTGGACATCCCGGAGCTCGCCGGGGACGCGCTCCTGCGCGAGTTCACCCGCGAGCCCCCCGCCCCCGCCGGCGACTTCCTCCCCGCCGAGTTCACCGGCCCCTTCAAGGTCTGCAAGGACGAGCTCATCCGCGCCTTCGAGCGCGAGTACCTCACGCGCCTGTTGGGCCGCGCCAAGGGCAACATCGCCCGCGCCGCCCGCGAGGCGGAACTGGACCGCAAGCACCTCTACTCGCTGCTGCACAAGTACGGCCTCGTGCAGAGCGAGAGCGACTGA
- a CDS encoding M15 family metallopeptidase, translating to MTSLCLLVRASALGLLSLSAPVLAAQPVPEDAASRSASQPTPAPPAALGCLAKWYPVLTPVRLDSGWGVALPDGRVFAFDDGQAKSFARTLEAPDLEDTLSIPYRTGPITPVTQEDDDPGRIRFEPLFEAMYGASREKVDVVPWVFFGQKLQVHRKVLPAFQRVAARLESLVEKDASLRPFLRGVGGTFAWRTIANTNRRSAHSYGVSLDLNTARSHYWEWQRPRSPVRWSNAVPQALVDAFEAEGFIWGGRWYHYDTMHFEYRPELLDPACALAR from the coding sequence GTGACTTCTCTTTGTCTCCTCGTGCGGGCCAGTGCCCTGGGGCTGCTCTCCCTCTCGGCGCCGGTGCTCGCGGCGCAGCCCGTGCCCGAGGACGCGGCCTCGCGGAGTGCAAGCCAGCCGACACCCGCGCCTCCCGCCGCGTTGGGGTGCCTGGCGAAGTGGTATCCGGTGCTGACACCCGTGCGCCTCGACTCAGGCTGGGGCGTCGCCCTGCCGGACGGACGTGTCTTCGCTTTCGACGACGGACAGGCGAAGTCCTTCGCGCGGACGTTGGAGGCGCCGGACCTGGAGGACACCCTCTCCATTCCCTACCGCACGGGCCCCATCACCCCCGTCACCCAAGAGGATGACGACCCCGGGCGCATTCGCTTCGAGCCGCTGTTCGAGGCCATGTACGGCGCCTCGCGGGAGAAGGTGGACGTGGTGCCCTGGGTGTTCTTCGGCCAGAAGCTCCAGGTGCACCGCAAGGTGTTGCCCGCCTTCCAGCGGGTCGCCGCGCGGTTGGAGTCCCTGGTGGAGAAGGACGCCTCGCTCAGGCCCTTCCTGCGCGGGGTGGGCGGCACGTTCGCCTGGCGCACCATCGCGAACACGAACCGCCGCAGCGCCCACTCCTACGGCGTCTCCCTGGACCTGAACACCGCGCGCTCCCACTACTGGGAATGGCAGCGGCCCCGCTCGCCGGTGCGCTGGAGCAACGCCGTGCCCCAGGCGCTGGTGGACGCCTTCGAGGCGGAGGGCTTCATCTGGGGCGGGCGCTGGTACCACTACGACACGATGCACTTCGAGTACCGGCCGGAGCTGTTGGACCCGGCGTGTGCGCTGGCGCGGTGA